The Burkholderia ambifaria AMMD genome contains the following window.
ACGCGAGAAGCAGATCGTCGCGGCCGCGCTCGAGCGCGAGAAGCCGGCGCAGGCCGAGCACGGCCAGCCGTGGAAGGCGCTGCTCGATCCGCGCGTGATGCTGTTCGCGGCGACTTACATGCTGATGTCGACGTCGCTGTACGGCGTCACGTACTGGTTGCCGACGCTCGTGAAATCGTTCGGCGTGTCGAGCAGCATGAACGGCTTCCTGAGCATGCTGCCGTGGGCGCTCGCGGTGGTGCTGCTGGTGTGGCTGCCGTCGAAGCTGCGCCGCGCGAAGAGCATCCTGCGCACGATCGCGATCGTCGCGGCGCTCGGCGCGCTCGGCTTTCTGCTGAGCCTCGTGCTGCCGTCGACGCCGCTGCGCTTCGTCGCGCTCGTGCTCGGCGGCGCGTGCATTCCGCTGCTGTATCCGTGTTTCTGGTCGATGCCGCCGCGCTACTTCACCGGCGCGCGCGCGGCGGCGAGTGTCGCGGCGATCAACTCGATCGGCAACCTCGGCGGCTTCTTCAGCCAGAACCTGATGCCGTTCGCGGGCAAGGTGACGGGCACCGCATTCGGGCCGATGATCGTGCCGATTGTGTGTCTCGCGCTGCTCGGAATCGGCGCGCTGGTCGCGTGGACGCGCTCGGAGCGGGGGATGGTGGCGGTGCGGGCGTGATGTGCTACCGTGCATGCGGTTTGAATGCACGGAGATAGCAATGAAGACTGCGGCGATGTGCGCGCTTCGAGTCGATCAGACATTACTCGAGGAAGCGCAAACCGTGTTGGCGGAAAACGAGACGCTGTCTGCGTTCGTCGAATCGACGCTGCGCGCCGCGATTGCACGCCGGCGCTCGCAGCGCGAGTTTGTCGCGCGCGGCGTATTGTCGGCGGAGGAGGCGCGGCGCACCGGTGAATACGTCGACGCCGCAGAAGTCCAGGTCGAACTTGGGACGATGCTGAAAGCCGCGCGTGCAGCGAAGATAACGGGTTAGACGATTGGCGGCGATCGACGCACACGGTCGAACCCGTCACGATCATTGCCGGTCGGCATCAGCGCGACGCCCCCCGTCCATCATGCGCGATCGCCACATGCGCGGACGCCACCGGAATATCCACTTCCACCGTCGTCCCAACGCCCAGCGTCGTATCGATCCGCAGCGTGCCGCCGACCAGATACGCGCGCTCGCGCAGGCCGACCAGCCCGAACGATCCCGATTTGCGCCGCGCACCGGGATCGAAGCCTGCACCGTCGTCGCGAATCGTCAGCGCGATCGTTTCGTCCCGGTACACGAGTTCCACGGTCGCGCTCGACGCGGCCGCGTGCCGCGCGACGTTCGCGAGCGCTTCCTGCGCGATGCGGAACACGGCCGTCGCATACGGTTCGTCGAGCTGCAGCTCGCCCGGCTCGACGCGCAGTGTGCACGCCATGCCGTGACGGTGCCGGAAATCCTCTACGAGCCATTGCATCGCGGCCGCGAACCCGAGGTCGTCGAGCATCAGCGGGCGCAGGTCCGACGCAATGCGCCGCGTGGCCGTCACCGCGCCGCGCGCGAGCGCATGCATCGCCGCGATCTTGCGCGCCAGCGGCGCATCGTCCTGCGGCACGTGGTCGAGCAGCCATTCGAGATCGTTCTTCAGCGTCGCGAGCGTCTGCGCGAGTTCGTCGTGCAGTTCGCGCGCGATGCGGCGCTGCTCGGCCTCGCGTGCGCTCGCGCTGATCGCCGCGATCTCGCGCAG
Protein-coding sequences here:
- a CDS encoding MFS transporter; translation: MNATETLDPASADEQRVMSKIARRLLPILVVMFLIAFIDRQNVGFAKLQMVHSLGMTEAAFGLASSLFFIGYLLFEVPSTLALHRYGARVWLARIMLTWGLITVLMGFTTSMPAFCSLRFLLGIAEAGFYPGVIYYLTLWFPQSYRAKVLGIFTLGSALANMLGSLVGGVLLSLNGVWGLAGWQWVFVATGIPAVIVAIVVFRVLPASFREASFLDEREKQIVAAALEREKPAQAEHGQPWKALLDPRVMLFAATYMLMSTSLYGVTYWLPTLVKSFGVSSSMNGFLSMLPWALAVVLLVWLPSKLRRAKSILRTIAIVAALGALGFLLSLVLPSTPLRFVALVLGGACIPLLYPCFWSMPPRYFTGARAAASVAAINSIGNLGGFFSQNLMPFAGKVTGTAFGPMIVPIVCLALLGIGALVAWTRSERGMVAVRA
- a CDS encoding YlcI/YnfO family protein is translated as MKTAAMCALRVDQTLLEEAQTVLAENETLSAFVESTLRAAIARRRSQREFVARGVLSAEEARRTGEYVDAAEVQVELGTMLKAARAAKITG